The following coding sequences lie in one Pseudomonas monsensis genomic window:
- a CDS encoding LacI family DNA-binding transcriptional regulator, with protein sequence MKKIEKPKLKDVAELAGVSMGSASRALAVPHLVKPATLAKVQAAVQELGYVRDGAARALASRRTHSIGAVFPTFNNPAFAEAVQALQLRLTELGYHLIISSHEYDQAQELVNVRNMIERGVEGLLLVGTEHSPEIYEALTAAQCPFILMWSLDGAHDHHCVGFSNEEGGRLIAKHLLSLGHQSIAMISGVVSNNERAKYRLKGITAQLLESGIELSSERIIEQPFTIEGGRAGLRIAMELNPKPTAIVCSTDLTCIGALAEARSNGIDVPKELSVSGFDDIEFAAAYVPALTTVRVPTSKIGISSANNIVALIEGRPLARRERIQIELVVRDSTAPRP encoded by the coding sequence ATGAAAAAAATCGAGAAACCGAAGCTCAAGGATGTGGCTGAATTGGCGGGCGTCTCGATGGGGAGTGCTTCAAGAGCATTGGCTGTCCCGCACTTAGTGAAACCTGCCACGCTGGCCAAAGTACAAGCAGCTGTTCAAGAGCTCGGGTACGTGCGAGACGGGGCCGCGCGTGCTTTGGCATCCAGGCGCACGCACAGCATCGGAGCCGTTTTTCCTACGTTTAACAACCCTGCGTTCGCTGAAGCTGTCCAGGCCCTCCAGTTAAGGCTAACGGAGCTTGGATATCACTTAATCATTTCTTCCCATGAATACGACCAGGCGCAGGAACTGGTAAACGTAAGGAACATGATTGAGCGGGGCGTTGAAGGCCTACTGTTAGTGGGTACTGAACATAGTCCTGAAATTTATGAAGCACTAACTGCCGCCCAATGCCCATTCATTCTCATGTGGTCGCTAGATGGTGCTCACGACCATCACTGCGTGGGATTCAGCAATGAGGAGGGTGGTCGATTGATAGCCAAGCATCTGCTTAGCCTTGGTCATCAAAGTATCGCCATGATCAGTGGAGTTGTTTCTAACAACGAACGGGCAAAATACCGTCTGAAAGGAATCACCGCTCAGCTACTCGAGTCAGGGATAGAGCTTTCAAGTGAACGGATTATTGAGCAGCCATTCACGATTGAGGGAGGGCGCGCCGGGCTGCGGATTGCTATGGAGCTTAACCCCAAGCCTACGGCCATTGTCTGCAGCACTGACCTCACCTGTATCGGAGCGTTGGCGGAAGCGCGCTCCAATGGGATCGACGTCCCCAAAGAACTATCAGTCAGCGGGTTCGATGATATCGAGTTCGCGGCTGCCTACGTGCCAGCTCTAACGACAGTCAGGGTGCCGACTTCGAAAATTGGTATCAGCAGCGCCAACAACATCGTTGCGCTGATTGAGGGGCGCCCACTTGCACGCCGCGAGCGCATACAAATCGAACTCGTCGTCCGAGATAGTACGGCGCCACGGCCCTAA
- a CDS encoding nuclear transport factor 2 family protein, translated as MTGSSDRTYIKGVIATFLEAWESGNWESAGDIFTDNCQLVTSHMSAHEGGRKIVRAFQQDRAKADGFSVKATNHYVGGGETDATFSFYVYGHISKATKSAKLGFGMTVTGSLKKTADTWHLDSVLIALNWVTGDYSLATHWQLPPGDDGWRIGDPAPTIVSELNAPWLAFPSSTPSVPSEECIAETYARYSWALDQADMQLLAHCFANDAAGDFQPMGLIEGRHAIIGSFKEFRRPWPWMQHFADVLEIKSDEEKGVAEMIVGRVIPGNSHTQDGTPLYGAHYRMRLRRKHEGFWQLTWSEYRPGWFNANEAPRV; from the coding sequence GTGACCGGCTCAAGTGATCGCACCTACATTAAGGGCGTTATAGCCACCTTTCTGGAAGCCTGGGAGAGCGGTAATTGGGAATCTGCTGGGGATATATTCACTGACAATTGCCAGTTGGTGACAAGCCACATGTCCGCTCATGAGGGTGGACGCAAGATTGTCAGAGCTTTCCAGCAAGACCGTGCCAAGGCTGATGGCTTTTCAGTGAAGGCAACCAATCACTATGTGGGAGGTGGAGAAACCGACGCCACTTTCAGTTTCTACGTCTATGGCCATATCAGCAAAGCCACAAAGTCGGCCAAGCTCGGATTTGGAATGACAGTCACGGGCTCTCTGAAAAAGACAGCAGACACCTGGCACCTCGACAGCGTGCTGATTGCCTTGAATTGGGTAACCGGGGACTACTCGCTTGCAACTCACTGGCAGCTTCCCCCAGGTGACGACGGATGGAGGATTGGCGATCCCGCTCCGACCATCGTGAGCGAACTGAACGCGCCATGGCTTGCTTTCCCAAGCTCAACGCCTTCGGTACCCAGCGAGGAGTGTATTGCTGAAACCTACGCTCGTTACTCATGGGCGCTGGATCAGGCTGATATGCAGCTACTTGCCCATTGCTTTGCCAACGACGCCGCTGGTGATTTCCAACCGATGGGCCTTATTGAAGGGCGTCACGCGATCATCGGCTCCTTCAAAGAGTTTCGCAGGCCCTGGCCGTGGATGCAGCATTTCGCGGACGTGCTGGAGATCAAGTCCGACGAGGAAAAGGGTGTAGCGGAAATGATTGTCGGCAGAGTCATTCCTGGAAACTCACACACGCAAGATGGCACGCCTCTCTATGGCGCGCATTACCGAATGCGGCTTCGTCGCAAGCATGAGGGCTTCTGGCAACTGACCTGGAGCGAGTACCGCCCAGGCTGGTTCAATGCCAATGAAGCACCAAGAGTTTAG
- a CDS encoding LLM class oxidoreductase, translating to MTSLSPSLELSPELAAHPAYSRVFQPEGLTFGYIMPLEGYPNSPFPTLQDHQRLARIADEAGFASLWMRDVPFYDPSFGDTGQMIDPFVYLGYLAAVTKNIALGTTGIVLPLREPLIVAKQSVSVDQLTGGRFLLGLSSGDRPIEYPAFGIDFEAREERYRAGFELIKTVTENSFPSVSTKLFGQLEGLLDMVPKPVGPRLPMIVVGRARQTLEWIANNADAWIWHLSDFNRLPGLIREFRSASQTGNVKPYGYATFFDLAKDPNTPLERGYNGIRIGRNALVELWKRQQDEGVSHVALNIKPLQRPAADVLEEMAEYVLPHFPIGQPASQVTQ from the coding sequence ATGACTTCTCTCAGCCCTTCCCTTGAGCTCAGTCCCGAGCTTGCAGCTCATCCGGCCTATTCGCGAGTGTTCCAGCCCGAAGGCCTCACCTTCGGATACATCATGCCCTTGGAGGGCTATCCGAATTCACCGTTTCCCACGCTGCAGGATCATCAACGCCTTGCTCGCATCGCGGACGAGGCTGGATTCGCAAGTCTGTGGATGAGAGATGTGCCCTTCTATGACCCGAGCTTTGGTGATACTGGTCAAATGATCGACCCGTTTGTATATCTGGGATATCTGGCTGCTGTTACCAAAAACATTGCCTTGGGCACAACGGGCATCGTTCTTCCGTTACGTGAACCACTGATCGTCGCTAAGCAGTCCGTTTCGGTCGACCAGCTAACCGGCGGTCGTTTCTTGCTAGGGCTATCCAGCGGAGATCGCCCGATTGAATATCCAGCATTCGGGATTGATTTCGAAGCGAGAGAAGAACGATACCGGGCAGGCTTCGAGCTGATTAAGACAGTCACTGAAAACAGCTTCCCAAGCGTCTCAACCAAACTTTTCGGCCAGCTGGAAGGCTTGCTAGACATGGTACCCAAGCCAGTTGGCCCTCGACTCCCCATGATTGTCGTAGGCCGGGCCCGTCAGACGCTTGAGTGGATAGCCAATAATGCCGATGCCTGGATTTGGCATCTGAGCGACTTCAATCGTTTGCCCGGCCTCATCCGCGAGTTCCGTTCTGCCAGCCAGACCGGCAATGTAAAACCATACGGCTACGCGACATTTTTCGATCTGGCGAAGGATCCGAACACACCGCTGGAACGAGGCTACAACGGAATAAGGATCGGGCGTAATGCTCTCGTGGAGCTCTGGAAACGGCAACAGGATGAAGGTGTTTCACACGTCGCACTGAATATCAAACCTCTGCAGCGACCAGCCGCAGATGTCCTGGAGGAGATGGCTGAGTATGTCCTGCCACACTTTCCCATAGGCCAACCTGCCTCGCAGGTGACCCAGTGA
- a CDS encoding 2,4'-dihydroxyacetophenone dioxygenase family protein produces MNTPVKPDELAIPYALPQVPFMSPDMVHPGVMTTWLEDDNLWVPVTKSVSFKPLLLSVSGGYYINLLRVRQSGVLSRHRHSGAVHAIVLKGRWYYLEHDWVADEGSFAFEPPGETHTLFVPEDVEEMITWFHVQGGYTYVDPQGVAVGYEDVFTKLEAARSHYKNLGLPDDYIEQFIR; encoded by the coding sequence ATGAATACGCCCGTTAAACCTGATGAACTTGCCATTCCTTATGCTTTGCCGCAGGTGCCTTTCATGTCTCCAGACATGGTGCATCCAGGAGTTATGACCACTTGGCTCGAAGACGATAATCTCTGGGTGCCTGTCACCAAGTCAGTATCTTTCAAACCACTGCTGCTGAGCGTTAGCGGTGGGTACTACATCAACTTGCTCCGAGTGCGGCAGAGCGGGGTTTTGTCACGTCACCGCCACTCAGGTGCAGTGCATGCGATCGTGTTGAAGGGGCGTTGGTACTATCTCGAACACGATTGGGTTGCTGATGAAGGCTCCTTTGCATTCGAGCCGCCAGGAGAGACTCACACTCTGTTCGTCCCTGAAGATGTCGAAGAAATGATTACTTGGTTCCACGTTCAGGGTGGCTACACTTACGTCGACCCACAGGGTGTCGCGGTTGGCTATGAAGACGTTTTCACCAAGCTGGAAGCTGCCCGCAGCCATTACAAAAATTTGGGCTTGCCGGACGATTATATCGAGCAGTTCATTCGCTGA
- a CDS encoding LysR family transcriptional regulator, producing MDQYSQMLAFIWSTECGSFSAAARAHEMTPSAISKLIARLEDRLRVRLFQRGSRVLTLTEEGAAYLRSAKAVVEAMSEADSLAEGLPSRVSGTLRIHTMTSFAKQQIVPWLPEFLDTYPGLDVEIQLGAQFVDQFEQGLDIAIHSGILPSSSRIAKKIGECEWLLCASPDYLEKYGTPQQPKDLMNHRCFNFSFASPWNKWAFIQDGLGVTTPVKPRGSFTQGELLRDMAKSGAGIVRLADFHIGKDIQEGSLVLLLDEYKAEIREPIYLLYSDRKHLSPRIRVFIEFFHEKWMAHPWNVVRGLPKAT from the coding sequence ATGGATCAATACTCTCAAATGCTAGCCTTCATCTGGTCAACAGAGTGCGGAAGTTTTTCTGCCGCCGCCAGGGCGCACGAGATGACTCCGTCGGCCATCAGCAAATTGATAGCGCGGCTAGAGGATCGGCTTCGGGTTCGGCTTTTCCAGAGGGGTTCCCGAGTCCTCACTCTGACGGAGGAGGGGGCTGCTTACCTGCGCAGTGCGAAAGCTGTGGTTGAGGCGATGAGTGAAGCTGACTCTCTGGCAGAAGGGCTTCCTTCAAGGGTCAGTGGCACGCTTCGCATCCACACGATGACCTCTTTTGCGAAGCAGCAAATCGTGCCTTGGTTGCCAGAATTCCTCGACACTTATCCCGGTCTTGATGTCGAGATTCAGTTAGGCGCCCAGTTCGTTGACCAGTTTGAGCAAGGGTTGGACATAGCAATTCACAGTGGGATTCTTCCGAGCTCTTCCAGAATCGCGAAGAAAATCGGCGAGTGTGAATGGTTGCTATGTGCTTCGCCTGACTACCTCGAAAAATATGGAACACCGCAGCAGCCGAAAGACCTGATGAACCATCGATGCTTTAATTTCAGTTTTGCCAGTCCCTGGAACAAATGGGCCTTTATCCAAGATGGCCTTGGTGTAACGACCCCTGTGAAGCCCCGGGGATCGTTTACGCAGGGCGAGCTGCTAAGAGACATGGCCAAATCAGGTGCGGGTATAGTTCGCCTTGCAGATTTTCACATTGGAAAAGACATTCAGGAAGGCTCACTGGTGCTCCTGCTTGATGAGTACAAAGCGGAGATCCGGGAGCCTATTTACCTGCTCTATTCAGACAGAAAGCATCTGAGTCCTCGCATCCGAGTGTTCATCGAGTTTTTCCATGAAAAATGGATGGCACATCCATGGAATGTCGTGAGAGGACTACCCAAAGCGACTTGA
- a CDS encoding MFS transporter: MGFAQDKIEALPAVNRVPKGAGAASWGAMALLWLVYAMDANSRQMFFMVLPSITSEFKTSAELTGLLAAFITIATSLIAVPCMIWADKGGQGWMRKYRHLPIVIAYTLFTFLTGLNFLTGSLGVLVALQVMSHAFGGAGEAIEVTSLSEWWSKERRGFALGLHHTGYPWGTLIGGLAISALLHAYGPENWRLAFLLFPVPMIIIFSVYWWFSTKKRYESFVEHAQAVGETPPSMEAVQGVVEVPKGAFKSAMKNPNISAIALISMFAIVGYFGISFWLPQYLAFVAHYNFAEAAAYSVLFTITGGIGQIVWGWISDRAGRKLCLVLVFAWLAVGMYLFKYSSVSLTWLIAIQLFAGFAMNAPYTLLYAIAFDSAKQGTTGLAGSIVNVGIYAGGFGPFVIGMFIGAGGGFEQAAGYNYALYFISGLMVLAAIITIFFTRETTGWFLKYDKALVSKSSCNMGL; this comes from the coding sequence ATGGGATTTGCTCAAGACAAAATCGAAGCATTACCTGCGGTCAATCGTGTGCCGAAAGGAGCAGGTGCAGCCTCGTGGGGCGCGATGGCTCTTTTGTGGCTCGTGTATGCCATGGATGCCAACTCCCGCCAGATGTTCTTTATGGTATTGCCCTCCATCACCAGCGAGTTCAAGACAAGCGCTGAGCTGACTGGACTGCTTGCCGCGTTCATCACGATCGCTACATCTTTGATAGCCGTGCCTTGCATGATCTGGGCTGATAAAGGCGGTCAGGGATGGATGCGAAAATACCGTCACCTGCCAATCGTGATTGCTTACACGCTATTCACCTTTCTGACCGGCCTCAATTTCTTGACTGGCTCGCTTGGAGTGCTTGTCGCGCTGCAAGTGATGTCTCACGCATTTGGTGGTGCTGGCGAAGCCATCGAAGTCACCTCCTTGTCTGAGTGGTGGTCGAAGGAGCGCCGTGGTTTCGCCCTAGGACTTCATCACACCGGATACCCTTGGGGCACATTGATCGGTGGCTTGGCGATCAGTGCTCTACTCCACGCTTATGGCCCGGAAAATTGGCGCTTGGCATTCCTGCTTTTCCCTGTACCGATGATCATCATCTTTTCGGTCTACTGGTGGTTCAGTACGAAGAAGCGTTACGAGTCTTTTGTTGAACACGCTCAAGCCGTGGGTGAGACCCCTCCATCAATGGAAGCGGTACAAGGTGTGGTGGAGGTGCCCAAAGGCGCGTTCAAGTCGGCAATGAAAAATCCGAACATCTCCGCTATCGCTCTAATCTCGATGTTTGCAATCGTTGGCTACTTCGGCATCAGCTTCTGGCTACCTCAGTACCTGGCCTTTGTTGCCCATTACAACTTCGCAGAGGCAGCTGCTTACTCGGTGCTCTTCACGATCACCGGTGGTATCGGCCAGATCGTTTGGGGATGGATTTCAGACCGTGCAGGCCGAAAACTTTGCCTAGTGCTTGTTTTCGCGTGGCTTGCGGTGGGCATGTACCTCTTCAAATACTCATCCGTCAGCCTGACTTGGCTTATCGCGATTCAGTTGTTTGCTGGGTTCGCGATGAACGCGCCCTACACGTTGCTGTATGCCATTGCGTTTGACTCTGCGAAGCAAGGCACGACTGGCTTGGCGGGCTCAATCGTCAACGTCGGTATTTACGCCGGTGGCTTTGGGCCATTCGTGATCGGGATGTTCATCGGCGCAGGTGGTGGCTTTGAGCAGGCTGCGGGCTACAACTACGCGCTCTACTTTATCTCCGGTCTCATGGTACTGGCGGCCATCATCACCATTTTCTTCACTCGAGAAACTACCGGCTGGTTCCTTAAGTACGACAAGGCTCTGGTATCGAAGTCCTCTTGCAACATGGGTTTGTAA
- a CDS encoding alpha/beta fold hydrolase yields the protein MTLINDAKWLSQFADELNGDADWTAAARYFDGRIQFKHSTGFSTLAVLAGKVVAVYPEGSPLGADIIVSGADDEWQRVLDGKIDWFEALSPGLGKLELEGNVFAAWQYVDVMARAFDAMKRVGKANNNPPVSYSPGPKPSGKETVGRYITVDGIRVYYEESGEGRPLVCFHAASQDSLMYRHVLDGLSDEFRVIAIDAPGHSKSELPESGPFHSLTRHAEFNEHLMEALGLEKPAIMGCSMGGNLVLELGARRPDAYSAIISAEGADFTPTVSEFFLDMLLMNGPEIIGAWSRSMTGNRTPPDRAREVVWQISRTTPQVMKGDLTGYANFDQRQQVGKIKAPVLLLRGDADWLVYQEKVEETASRIPGSKIAVLAGTGHYPMTENPLEFCDTVRAFLREAGQGHAG from the coding sequence ATGACCCTTATTAATGATGCCAAATGGTTGAGCCAATTCGCCGACGAGTTAAACGGTGATGCTGATTGGACTGCCGCTGCTCGCTATTTTGATGGGCGCATTCAATTCAAGCACAGCACAGGTTTCTCAACGCTTGCGGTTCTCGCCGGTAAAGTTGTTGCGGTTTACCCGGAAGGAAGCCCGTTGGGCGCTGACATCATCGTGTCTGGTGCTGATGATGAGTGGCAGCGCGTTCTTGACGGAAAGATCGACTGGTTTGAAGCGTTGTCCCCTGGATTGGGAAAACTTGAGCTTGAGGGCAACGTGTTCGCTGCATGGCAGTACGTAGATGTGATGGCCCGCGCGTTCGACGCAATGAAGCGTGTAGGGAAAGCTAATAATAACCCTCCAGTCTCGTACTCTCCCGGGCCTAAGCCGTCGGGGAAAGAGACGGTAGGACGGTACATTACCGTTGATGGAATTCGCGTTTATTACGAAGAATCAGGGGAGGGGCGTCCACTCGTTTGCTTCCACGCAGCATCACAAGATTCTCTGATGTACAGGCACGTACTGGACGGCCTCTCAGATGAGTTCCGCGTCATTGCAATTGACGCCCCCGGGCATAGCAAATCAGAGCTACCCGAATCAGGCCCATTCCACAGCCTCACTCGCCATGCGGAGTTCAATGAGCACCTTATGGAGGCTTTGGGACTTGAGAAACCCGCCATCATGGGATGCTCGATGGGTGGCAATCTGGTGTTGGAATTGGGGGCACGTCGGCCCGATGCGTACAGCGCGATCATTTCAGCTGAAGGGGCAGATTTTACCCCGACGGTTTCCGAGTTCTTCCTCGATATGTTGCTCATGAATGGGCCAGAGATCATCGGCGCCTGGTCTCGTTCGATGACGGGCAATCGCACTCCACCAGATCGTGCGAGGGAGGTGGTGTGGCAGATCTCGCGCACCACGCCGCAGGTGATGAAAGGTGACCTCACAGGCTATGCGAACTTTGATCAGCGGCAACAAGTTGGAAAGATCAAAGCGCCTGTTTTACTTCTGCGCGGTGACGCGGATTGGTTGGTGTACCAAGAGAAGGTTGAGGAGACAGCATCTCGCATTCCCGGCAGTAAGATCGCCGTGCTCGCAGGTACTGGCCACTATCCAATGACTGAGAACCCATTGGAGTTCTGTGACACGGTACGCGCTTTCCTTCGTGAAGCGGGTCAAGGCCACGCAGGCTGA
- a CDS encoding 3-hydroxyacyl-CoA dehydrogenase produces MRSTTPSATERGPIAIVGAGLIGRAWAIVFARAGHPVRLHDMDLQTMQNSHAYIEARLNELAEFDLLNDAPLAVLTRITCVPDLADALRDVVLVQENVRETVEAKIDIFSRMDALAPKDAILASSTSWLPASEFTKDLPGRGRCVVAHPTNPPYLVPLVELCPAPWTESEVMIRAHEIYTAAGQSPVVLSREIHGFLLNRVQAAVLNECFKLHEEGFASSEDIDRVLKDGLALRWSFMGPFETIDLNAPAGVSDYAKRYGQQNRETINSENAFDWSESAVARVHDERRQKLELEGIALRSAWRDRRLMALAAHKRQAPNS; encoded by the coding sequence ATGCGAAGTACAACTCCATCTGCGACAGAGCGTGGCCCCATTGCAATCGTTGGCGCGGGCCTGATTGGGAGAGCTTGGGCGATTGTTTTTGCTCGGGCAGGACATCCGGTGCGTTTACACGATATGGATCTGCAGACAATGCAGAACAGCCATGCCTACATCGAAGCGAGGCTTAATGAGCTCGCAGAATTCGATCTTCTTAATGACGCCCCCCTCGCCGTACTGACACGCATTACTTGCGTTCCCGACTTGGCTGATGCGCTACGTGATGTAGTGCTCGTACAGGAAAACGTTCGGGAAACGGTAGAGGCGAAAATCGATATCTTCAGTCGAATGGATGCGTTGGCGCCCAAGGACGCGATTCTTGCCAGTTCAACTTCATGGTTACCGGCCTCCGAGTTCACTAAAGATCTACCAGGTCGGGGGCGCTGCGTAGTTGCACACCCTACCAACCCACCTTATTTAGTTCCTCTTGTGGAGCTTTGCCCTGCGCCGTGGACAGAATCTGAAGTGATGATTCGAGCGCATGAGATCTACACCGCAGCAGGGCAGAGCCCTGTCGTTCTATCCCGAGAGATCCACGGCTTCTTATTGAACCGAGTCCAAGCCGCAGTCCTCAACGAATGCTTCAAATTGCATGAAGAAGGCTTTGCCAGCTCGGAGGATATTGATCGGGTGCTCAAAGATGGACTCGCCCTCCGCTGGTCATTTATGGGCCCCTTCGAAACCATCGATCTCAACGCCCCTGCCGGCGTATCTGACTATGCCAAACGCTACGGTCAGCAAAATCGCGAAACGATCAATTCCGAAAATGCTTTCGACTGGTCGGAATCAGCAGTCGCCCGAGTACATGACGAGCGCCGCCAAAAACTTGAACTTGAAGGCATTGCATTGCGATCCGCTTGGCGTGACCGCCGCCTTATGGCTCTCGCTGCGCACAAGCGTCAAGCACCAAATTCCTGA
- a CDS encoding 3-keto-5-aminohexanoate cleavage protein produces MARKVIITCAVTGAIHTPSMSRYLPVTPGQIAEAAIGAAEAGASIVHLHARNPIDGSPSQDPELFKQFLPAIKEASDVVINLTTGGAPTMSLEDRLRPAHQFKPEVASLNMGTMNMGLYPMLNRFKEFKHAWEEPYLAGSHDRIFKNTFTDIAHILESCSENGTRFEIECYDIGHLYTAAHFIDRGLIKPPFLIQSVFGILGGIGGHPEDVLHMRRTADRLFGDDYQWSVLPAGKQQMSIGAQSATLGGHVRVGLEDSLWDGPGQLAKSNADQVLRMRKILEGLSLEVATPADARGILKLKGGDNVNF; encoded by the coding sequence ATGGCTCGTAAAGTCATCATCACTTGCGCGGTCACCGGCGCAATTCATACACCTTCCATGTCCCGTTACCTGCCGGTAACACCAGGTCAAATTGCCGAAGCGGCGATTGGTGCCGCTGAGGCTGGCGCCTCAATTGTTCACCTACATGCTCGTAACCCAATTGATGGCAGCCCCTCTCAGGATCCGGAACTGTTTAAGCAGTTTCTGCCGGCTATCAAAGAGGCTAGCGATGTGGTGATCAACCTGACTACAGGTGGCGCACCGACAATGTCGCTTGAAGATCGACTTCGTCCAGCACATCAGTTCAAACCGGAAGTGGCCTCACTGAACATGGGCACGATGAACATGGGACTTTACCCAATGCTCAATCGGTTTAAGGAGTTCAAACACGCCTGGGAGGAACCATACCTCGCCGGCAGCCATGACCGCATTTTCAAAAATACATTTACCGACATAGCCCACATCCTGGAGTCATGCAGTGAGAACGGTACCCGTTTTGAAATCGAATGCTATGACATTGGGCATCTCTACACCGCTGCACATTTCATTGATCGCGGCCTCATCAAACCTCCATTTTTGATCCAATCGGTTTTCGGCATTTTGGGCGGTATCGGCGGTCACCCTGAGGATGTCCTGCATATGCGGCGCACAGCTGATCGTCTATTCGGAGATGACTATCAGTGGTCGGTGCTTCCTGCAGGAAAGCAGCAGATGAGCATTGGTGCTCAATCAGCCACGCTTGGAGGACATGTGCGTGTAGGTCTTGAAGACTCGCTTTGGGACGGGCCGGGCCAATTGGCAAAAAGCAACGCCGATCAAGTATTGCGCATGCGAAAAATTCTCGAAGGGCTTTCACTTGAAGTGGCGACACCTGCTGACGCCAGGGGAATCCTGAAGCTCAAAGGTGGCGATAACGTCAATTTCTAA
- a CDS encoding MFS transporter yields MLATTHTKTQKGQSLNALMFRKLMPMLIFAYVISFLDRTNISLAKTHMAVDLGISAAAYGFGAGLFFLTYALMEVPSNLIMHRVGARLWITRIMITWGLLSAGMAFITDETTFYIARALLGAAEAGLFPGVMLYLTYWFGREQRARASGYFLIGVCLANIISGPVGGLLLEMDGIWGWHGWQWLFFLEGIPAVLFSVVIWRKLPDGPSTASWLSKEQVTEVEQVLKKEHDEEIASGNVGHSFKGVLKIPQIWLAIAVYFLHQVSVYSVIFFLPGIIGTYGGLSSLQIGLLNSIPWIAAALGAAFLPRYATTPKVSRKIMFGGLLLMSAGLTLAAFTTPLIALIGFTLTASMFFVVQPVIFLFASSRLAGAGMAAGLALVNTFGITGGFFGPSLLGFVEQTTGSTKNGLIIVAALLTLAAFLSLKLRQAQETITTKTRDNIVLPQAAPCITDNARTK; encoded by the coding sequence ATGTTAGCTACGACCCATACAAAAACACAAAAGGGACAGTCGCTGAACGCTTTAATGTTTCGCAAACTAATGCCGATGTTAATCTTTGCTTACGTTATAAGCTTTCTAGACAGAACTAACATTTCACTTGCCAAAACACACATGGCAGTAGACTTGGGTATTTCCGCTGCCGCATACGGTTTTGGTGCAGGGCTCTTCTTCCTTACCTATGCACTCATGGAGGTACCCAGTAACTTGATCATGCACCGGGTAGGGGCCCGACTCTGGATCACCAGGATCATGATCACCTGGGGATTGTTATCTGCCGGTATGGCCTTCATTACCGATGAGACTACGTTTTACATTGCCCGCGCGCTACTGGGCGCAGCTGAAGCCGGATTGTTCCCAGGTGTAATGCTCTATTTAACCTATTGGTTTGGTCGTGAGCAAAGGGCACGAGCCAGTGGCTATTTTCTAATCGGGGTTTGTCTCGCGAATATCATCAGCGGGCCGGTTGGCGGGCTGCTGTTAGAGATGGATGGAATCTGGGGTTGGCACGGCTGGCAGTGGCTGTTCTTCTTGGAGGGAATTCCAGCTGTTCTATTCTCCGTCGTGATTTGGCGAAAGCTTCCGGACGGCCCATCTACGGCAAGTTGGCTATCAAAGGAACAAGTCACTGAAGTAGAGCAAGTTCTGAAGAAAGAACATGATGAAGAAATCGCCTCCGGCAATGTAGGTCATTCTTTTAAGGGGGTTCTTAAAATTCCTCAGATTTGGCTTGCGATCGCGGTGTATTTCCTCCACCAAGTTAGTGTCTATTCGGTAATTTTCTTCTTGCCGGGCATCATTGGCACGTACGGAGGCTTATCATCGTTACAAATAGGATTGTTAAACTCAATCCCATGGATCGCAGCAGCGCTCGGGGCAGCGTTTCTTCCAAGGTATGCAACTACTCCGAAAGTTTCACGCAAAATAATGTTCGGTGGGCTGCTCCTGATGTCGGCTGGATTGACCCTTGCGGCCTTTACCACTCCACTGATAGCTCTAATAGGATTCACTCTTACGGCATCGATGTTTTTCGTTGTTCAGCCTGTGATATTCCTCTTTGCCAGTTCAAGACTGGCGGGAGCAGGTATGGCGGCGGGGCTGGCGTTAGTGAATACCTTTGGTATTACTGGTGGTTTCTTCGGCCCTTCACTTCTGGGCTTCGTTGAACAAACTACTGGGAGCACGAAGAATGGGCTCATTATTGTAGCGGCTCTTTTAACGCTCGCGGCATTCCTGAGTCTGAAGCTACGTCAGGCACAAGAAACGATTACTACAAAAACGCGGGACAACATTGTATTGCCCCAGGCTGCGCCGTGTATTACTGATAATGCGAGGACAAAATGA